A genomic stretch from Hymenobacter psoromatis includes:
- a CDS encoding phenylalanine--tRNA ligase subunit alpha translates to MMQESISGLAAEVAAADVSSAAALDQFRLLYLGRKGRLADLFDQLKTVPADERRAIGQQLNGLKQQAQARFDEAQAALEAASANQPANATFDYTLPPVPHALGTRHPLSLVREQMLRIFSRIGFAVAEGPEIEDDWHNFTALNFPENHPARDMQDTFFVMGEGVNGQMGEEANEGPAGESPEHSPIHSSTHSPMLLRTHTSTVQVRVMENEPLPIRRVMPGRVYRNEAISARAHMLFHQVEGLYIDEGVSFADLKQTIYYFVRELFGEDINIRFRPSYFPFTEPSAEIDITCLICKGAGCNICKGTGWVEIGGSGMVDPAVLENCGIDSEKYSGYAWGMGIERIAMLKYQVKDLRLFTENDVRFLRQFEAL, encoded by the coding sequence ATCATGCAGGAATCTATTTCGGGCCTGGCCGCTGAGGTGGCCGCCGCCGACGTGAGCAGCGCCGCCGCCCTCGACCAGTTTCGCCTTCTCTACCTCGGCCGCAAGGGCCGCCTGGCCGACCTCTTCGACCAGCTCAAAACCGTGCCCGCCGACGAGCGCCGCGCCATTGGCCAGCAGCTCAACGGCCTCAAGCAGCAGGCCCAGGCCCGCTTCGACGAGGCGCAGGCCGCGCTGGAAGCAGCGAGCGCCAACCAGCCCGCCAACGCCACTTTCGACTACACCCTACCCCCCGTGCCGCACGCGCTGGGCACGCGCCACCCGCTGAGCCTGGTGCGCGAACAAATGCTGCGCATTTTCTCGCGCATCGGCTTCGCGGTGGCCGAAGGGCCTGAAATTGAGGACGACTGGCACAATTTCACGGCCCTCAACTTTCCCGAAAACCACCCGGCACGCGACATGCAGGACACGTTTTTTGTAATGGGTGAAGGGGTGAATGGGCAAATGGGTGAAGAGGCAAACGAGGGTCCAGCTGGCGAGAGCCCGGAGCACTCACCCATTCACTCATCCACCCATTCACCCATGCTGTTAAGAACCCACACCAGCACGGTGCAGGTGCGGGTGATGGAAAACGAGCCGCTGCCCATCCGCCGCGTCATGCCCGGCCGGGTGTATCGCAACGAGGCCATTTCGGCGCGGGCGCACATGCTGTTTCACCAGGTTGAGGGCTTGTATATTGACGAGGGCGTGAGCTTTGCCGACCTCAAGCAGACCATCTATTACTTTGTGCGTGAGCTGTTTGGCGAGGATATCAACATCCGGTTCCGGCCCAGCTACTTCCCCTTCACCGAGCCCAGCGCCGAGATTGACATCACCTGCCTCATTTGCAAGGGCGCGGGCTGCAACATCTGCAAAGGTACCGGCTGGGTCGAAATCGGTGGCAGCGGCATGGTGGACCCCGCCGTGCTCGAAAACTGCGGCATCGACTCGGAGAAGTACTCGGGCTATGCCTGGGGCATGGGCATCGAGCGCATCGCCATGCTCAAATACCAGGTGAAGGATTTGCGCCTGTTCACCGAAAACGACGTGCGCTTCCTGCGTCAGTTCGAGGCGCTTTAG
- a CDS encoding DNA-binding protein, translating to MARAQESFSKKENEKKRLKKQQEKAERREERQANKKDSSLEEMLAYVDENGNITSTPPDPTRKKKEINAEDIVLGVPKQEDREPEEVTRTGTVTFFNSSKGYGFIKDAASQESIFVHVNALGSLTLLEGNRVTFEIEPGMKGPTAVRVRMSA from the coding sequence ATGGCCAGAGCGCAAGAAAGTTTCAGCAAGAAAGAAAACGAGAAAAAGCGGCTGAAGAAGCAGCAGGAAAAAGCCGAGCGCCGCGAAGAGCGCCAGGCCAACAAGAAAGATTCGAGCCTGGAAGAAATGCTCGCCTACGTGGACGAGAACGGCAACATCACCTCGACGCCGCCCGACCCGACGCGTAAGAAGAAGGAAATCAACGCCGAAGACATCGTTTTGGGCGTGCCCAAGCAGGAAGACCGCGAGCCCGAGGAGGTGACGCGCACCGGCACGGTCACGTTCTTCAACTCGTCGAAAGGCTACGGCTTCATCAAGGATGCCGCCAGCCAGGAAAGCATCTTCGTGCACGTGAATGCCCTGGGCAGCCTCACGCTGCTCGAAGGCAACCGGGTCACGTTTGAGATTGAGCCGGGCATGAAAGGCCCGACCGCCGTACGCGTCAGAATGAGTGCCTAG
- a CDS encoding NAD(P)-dependent oxidoreductase has protein sequence MADQPTIFPPQHQDAGAGKPGLEYKMTPEPEHIRPDYKGADKLKDKVALITGGDSGIGRAVAVHFAAEGADVAICYFPTEQQDAEKTQELVQGRGRRCLLLPGDLKQRAFCQQIVERTVAEYGKLDILVNNAAEQNWHDSLEDITDDELDSIFNLNIIAMFRVTRAALQHLKEGAAIINTTSVNAYKGNEQLLDYTSTKGAIEAFTRALSLQLIKKGIRVNSVAPGPIWTPFIVGVGLLKLPLFGHDTPMGRAGQPSEVAPAYVFLASEDASYFSGQTLHPNGGSVVNA, from the coding sequence ATGGCTGACCAACCCACCATTTTTCCGCCCCAGCACCAGGACGCGGGCGCCGGCAAGCCCGGCCTCGAATACAAGATGACCCCCGAGCCCGAGCACATCCGGCCCGACTACAAGGGGGCCGACAAGCTCAAAGACAAGGTGGCCCTCATCACGGGCGGCGACTCGGGCATTGGCCGGGCCGTGGCCGTGCATTTTGCCGCCGAAGGGGCCGACGTGGCCATCTGCTACTTTCCTACCGAGCAGCAGGACGCCGAAAAGACCCAGGAGCTGGTGCAGGGCCGCGGCCGGCGCTGCCTGCTGCTGCCCGGCGACCTCAAGCAGCGCGCCTTCTGCCAGCAAATTGTGGAGCGCACCGTAGCTGAGTATGGCAAGCTCGATATTCTGGTAAATAACGCCGCCGAGCAGAACTGGCACGACTCGCTGGAAGACATCACGGACGATGAGCTGGACAGCATCTTCAACCTCAACATTATCGCCATGTTCCGCGTCACGCGGGCGGCGCTTCAGCACCTCAAGGAAGGCGCGGCGATTATCAATACCACGTCGGTGAACGCCTATAAGGGCAATGAGCAACTGCTCGACTACACCTCGACCAAGGGCGCGATTGAGGCCTTCACGCGGGCTTTGTCGCTGCAGCTCATCAAGAAAGGCATTCGCGTGAACTCGGTTGCGCCGGGTCCCATCTGGACGCCGTTCATCGTGGGGGTAGGGCTGCTCAAGCTGCCACTCTTCGGCCACGACACGCCGATGGGCCGCGCCGGCCAGCCCTCCGAAGTGGCCCCGGCCTACGTGTTTCTGGCTTCGGAAGACGCTTCGTACTTCTCGGGCCAGACGCTGCACCCCAACGGCGGCTCGGTGGTGAACGCCTAG
- a CDS encoding bacillithiol biosynthesis cysteine-adding enzyme BshC, producing the protein MVQTLSYAATGAFSSLLTDYIAGAPALAPFYNRRPELAAFPAQIEEKKAAYPLEMRQRLVADLWAQYAELGGPNGADAMPPAVAANLDLLARDTTFTITTGHQLNLLTGPLYVVYKLVTAIKLSRDLKAAYPQYDFVPVYWLATEDHDFAEINSFPLFGKTYSWAGPSGAAGLGGPVGRLGLQGLDEELLSQLPPEVPAAFRDAYTSSQNLSEATRRLATSLFGEYGLVCIDADRPALKQALKPLLIKEIQEQFSNHAVQATDARLTAAGYKPQVYSRPLNLFLLTDEGKRERLEPDAQPLAELLALAEAEPERFSPNVVLRPVYQEIIMPNLAYIGGGAEVAYWFQLKDVFAALRVPYPLVLPRNSALYLSRANASKLAKLGLSVLDIFKPLAELKKQVGAQLGQEEISLAAQQQALADAFGQVQALAQRLDPTLVKTVAAEAQKAAGSLAGLEKRLGKAAEAKHETAYAQLTTLKDKLFPDGGLQERTDNVLSILINNPGFIEQLLAGFEPLALEFAVVQEG; encoded by the coding sequence GTGGTTCAGACACTTTCCTACGCCGCCACCGGCGCGTTTTCCAGCCTGCTTACCGACTATATCGCCGGCGCGCCGGCCCTGGCTCCTTTTTATAATCGCCGGCCCGAGCTGGCCGCGTTTCCGGCCCAAATCGAGGAGAAAAAAGCCGCCTACCCCCTCGAAATGCGCCAACGCCTGGTGGCCGACCTGTGGGCGCAGTACGCCGAGCTGGGCGGCCCAAACGGCGCGGATGCGATGCCGCCCGCCGTGGCCGCCAACCTCGATTTGCTGGCCCGCGACACCACGTTCACCATCACCACGGGGCACCAGCTCAACCTGCTCACCGGGCCGCTATACGTTGTTTATAAACTAGTTACGGCTATTAAGCTGAGCCGGGATTTGAAGGCCGCCTACCCGCAGTACGACTTCGTGCCGGTGTATTGGCTGGCCACTGAGGACCACGATTTTGCCGAAATCAATAGCTTCCCGCTCTTTGGTAAAACCTACAGCTGGGCCGGCCCCAGCGGCGCGGCTGGCCTGGGTGGCCCGGTGGGCCGCCTGGGCTTGCAAGGGCTGGACGAGGAGCTGCTGAGCCAGCTGCCGCCCGAGGTGCCCGCCGCCTTCCGCGACGCCTACACCAGCAGCCAGAACCTGAGCGAGGCCACGCGCCGGCTGGCCACCAGCCTCTTTGGCGAGTACGGCTTGGTGTGCATTGACGCTGACCGGCCGGCGCTGAAACAAGCGCTCAAGCCGCTGCTGATAAAGGAGATACAGGAGCAATTTTCCAACCACGCGGTGCAGGCCACCGATGCCCGCCTCACGGCCGCCGGCTACAAGCCGCAGGTGTATTCGCGGCCGCTCAACCTGTTTTTGCTCACCGACGAAGGCAAGCGCGAGCGCCTGGAACCCGACGCCCAGCCGCTGGCCGAGCTGCTGGCCCTGGCCGAAGCTGAGCCCGAGCGCTTCAGCCCCAACGTGGTGCTGCGCCCGGTGTACCAGGAAATCATCATGCCCAACCTGGCCTACATCGGCGGCGGGGCCGAGGTGGCCTATTGGTTTCAGCTGAAAGACGTGTTTGCGGCGCTGAGGGTGCCCTACCCCCTCGTGCTGCCCCGCAACTCGGCCCTGTACCTGAGCCGCGCCAACGCCAGCAAGCTCGCCAAGCTGGGCCTCTCGGTCCTCGACATCTTCAAGCCGCTGGCGGAGCTGAAAAAGCAAGTGGGCGCGCAGCTGGGGCAGGAGGAAATCAGCCTGGCCGCGCAGCAGCAGGCGCTGGCCGACGCCTTCGGGCAGGTGCAGGCCTTGGCCCAGCGCCTCGACCCCACGCTGGTGAAGACCGTGGCCGCCGAAGCCCAAAAGGCCGCCGGCAGCCTCGCCGGCCTCGAAAAGCGCCTGGGCAAAGCCGCCGAGGCCAAGCACGAAACTGCCTACGCCCAACTCACCACCCTCAAAGACAAGCTCTTCCCCGACGGCGGCTTGCAGGAGCGCACCGACAACGTGCTCAGCATTCTGATTAATAACCCCGGCTTTATTGAGCAGCTGCTGGCGGGTTTCGAGCCGCTGGCGCTGGAGTTTGCGGTGGTGCAGGAAGGGTAA
- a CDS encoding ribosomal protein S12 methylthiotransferase RimO, which translates to MRVRTLKQNKVNVITLGCSKNLVDSEVLMGQLLANDFQVTHEAKKSDANIVIINTCGFIDNAKQESIDTILRYAEEKENGKLEKLYVTGCLSQRYKDELEAEIPQVDAYFGTLELPQMLKVLEADYKKELVGERLLTTPKHYAYFKIAEGCNRPCSFCAIPLMRGQHVDRPMEDLVTEAKRLVNMGTKELILIAQDLTYYGLQAYGERKLPELLERLSDVAGVDWIRLQYAYPSQFPLAALDVMRERPNVCRYLDMPLQHISDNMLKTMRRGITGRRTKELVREIRDRVPGIALRTTLIAGHPGETEADFEELCEFVQESKFERLGIFTYSHEENTHSHTLADDVPAEVKQERADRIMEIQQQISLDYNESRVGQTYKVLFDRLEGGYYVGRTEFDSPEVDNEVLVLATNDLHIPQGSFANVHITGASDFDLYGEVI; encoded by the coding sequence ATGCGTGTCAGAACCCTTAAACAAAACAAAGTCAACGTTATAACGCTGGGCTGCTCCAAGAACCTCGTCGATAGCGAGGTGCTCATGGGCCAGCTGCTGGCCAACGACTTCCAGGTGACGCACGAGGCCAAGAAGTCGGATGCTAACATCGTCATTATCAATACCTGCGGCTTTATCGACAATGCCAAGCAGGAGAGCATCGACACTATCCTGCGCTACGCGGAGGAGAAGGAGAATGGCAAGCTGGAGAAGCTGTACGTAACGGGCTGCCTCTCACAGCGCTACAAAGACGAGCTGGAGGCGGAGATTCCGCAGGTCGATGCCTATTTCGGCACCCTGGAGCTGCCCCAGATGCTGAAAGTGCTGGAAGCCGACTACAAAAAGGAGCTGGTGGGCGAGCGCCTGCTCACCACGCCCAAGCACTACGCCTACTTCAAAATCGCGGAGGGCTGCAACCGGCCGTGCTCGTTCTGCGCCATCCCGCTGATGCGCGGCCAGCACGTGGACCGGCCGATGGAGGACCTCGTGACCGAGGCCAAGCGCCTGGTGAACATGGGCACTAAAGAGCTGATTCTCATTGCCCAGGACCTGACCTACTACGGCTTGCAAGCCTACGGCGAGCGCAAATTGCCCGAGTTGCTGGAGCGCCTGAGCGACGTGGCGGGCGTGGACTGGATTCGGCTGCAATACGCCTACCCCTCGCAATTTCCGCTGGCGGCGCTGGACGTGATGCGCGAGCGCCCCAACGTGTGCCGCTACCTCGATATGCCCTTGCAGCACATTTCGGATAACATGCTGAAAACCATGCGCCGGGGCATCACGGGCCGCCGCACCAAGGAGCTGGTGCGCGAGATTCGCGACCGCGTGCCGGGCATTGCACTGCGCACCACGCTCATCGCGGGCCACCCCGGCGAAACGGAAGCCGACTTTGAAGAGCTGTGCGAATTCGTGCAGGAATCGAAGTTTGAGCGGCTGGGCATTTTCACCTATTCACACGAGGAAAACACGCATTCGCACACCCTGGCCGACGACGTGCCGGCCGAGGTGAAGCAGGAGCGCGCCGACCGCATCATGGAAATTCAGCAGCAGATATCGCTGGATTACAACGAGTCGCGCGTGGGCCAGACGTATAAGGTGCTTTTCGACCGGCTCGAAGGCGGCTACTACGTGGGCCGCACCGAGTTCGACTCGCCCGAGGTGGATAATGAGGTATTAGTGCTGGCTACGAATGACTTGCACATCCCGCAGGGCAGCTTTGCCAACGTGCACATTACGGGGGCATCGGACTTCGATTTGTACGGCGAGGTTATCTGA
- a CDS encoding esterase yields MPRVKVSLPASFGFAVTIPVRITDLNYGAHLGNDALLSLLHEARVQFLAHLGAAEFDPASQLGFILVDVAIEYKAEAFYGDVLTIELAANDPNKYGFDIVYHVKNQTGKEIARAKTGMLCFNYNTRKLRSLPSPLAAKVG; encoded by the coding sequence ATGCCCCGCGTAAAAGTAAGTTTGCCCGCCAGCTTTGGCTTCGCCGTCACGATTCCTGTCCGCATCACCGACCTTAACTACGGCGCGCACCTCGGCAACGATGCCCTGCTGAGCCTGCTGCACGAGGCGCGGGTGCAGTTCCTGGCCCACCTCGGCGCGGCCGAGTTTGACCCCGCCTCTCAGCTCGGCTTCATCTTGGTTGATGTGGCCATTGAGTATAAAGCGGAGGCATTTTATGGCGACGTGCTCACCATTGAGCTAGCCGCCAACGACCCGAACAAGTACGGCTTCGACATCGTGTATCACGTTAAAAACCAAACGGGTAAGGAAATCGCCCGCGCCAAAACCGGGATGCTCTGCTTCAACTACAACACCCGCAAATTGCGCTCCCTACCCTCCCCGCTGGCCGCCAAGGTCGGCTGA
- a CDS encoding pseudouridine synthase, protein MLPTPPPHRHFVLHKPWGYLSQFTSTFAKEVKKKRFLGELGDFPAGTMAIGRLDEDSEGLLLLTTDGRVSEQVRGRHVEKEYYAQVDGLLTPAALAQLQSGVAISIHGVAYHTLPCQARLLAEAPALPPRGRRIRDERHGPTSWVALTVTEGKFRQVRKMTAAVGFPTLRLVRVRVGEVRLQGLPAGASREVSSFFEK, encoded by the coding sequence TTGCTCCCTACCCCCCCGCCGCACCGCCACTTCGTGCTGCACAAGCCCTGGGGCTACCTCAGCCAGTTCACCAGCACGTTTGCTAAAGAGGTGAAAAAGAAGCGCTTTCTGGGCGAATTAGGCGATTTTCCGGCCGGCACGATGGCCATTGGCCGGCTCGACGAAGACAGCGAGGGCCTGCTGTTGCTCACCACCGACGGCCGGGTGAGCGAGCAGGTGCGCGGCCGCCACGTGGAAAAGGAATACTACGCCCAGGTCGATGGCCTGCTCACGCCCGCGGCGCTGGCGCAGCTGCAAAGCGGCGTGGCCATCAGTATTCACGGCGTGGCCTACCACACCTTGCCCTGCCAGGCGCGCCTGCTGGCCGAAGCACCCGCCCTACCCCCCCGCGGCCGGCGCATCCGCGACGAGCGCCACGGCCCCACCAGCTGGGTCGCCCTCACCGTGACGGAGGGCAAGTTCCGGCAGGTGCGCAAGATGACGGCCGCCGTGGGTTTCCCAACCCTGCGGCTGGTGCGCGTGCGGGTGGGCGAGGTGCGGCTGCAGGGCCTGCCCGCCGGGGCCAGCCGCGAGGTAAGTAGCTTTTTCGAGAAATAA
- a CDS encoding peptidase M16, with the protein MIHYEEFTLPNGLRCLVHEDFTTPLAVLNILYDVGSRDESPDQTGFAHLFEHLMFSGSVNIPTYDEPLQKVGGENNAFTSQDITNYYLSLPAANLETGFWLESDRMLDLAFSENGLDVQRKVVVEEFKQSYLNQPYGDVWLKLKPLAYTTHPYQWNTIGKEISHIEDAEMSDVRAFFRAHYAPQNAILVVAGAASVAEVRRLAEKWFGPISGGVRQPRQLPQEPVQTEARRATATAPVPLSALYKAWHMPARLDPRYHAVDLLSDVLGRGKSSRLHQRLVKDLQLFNNISASVTGSLDPGLLVVSGKLNAGVALEEADRAVETVVAELLSDEVPADELQKVKNQAEAGLVFGEIELLNRALALAIGQLLGNANLVNEEPAQLQAVTPADLRAAAGLVLRPENCSTLYYQAEG; encoded by the coding sequence ATGATTCACTACGAGGAATTTACCCTGCCCAACGGCCTGCGCTGCCTGGTACACGAGGATTTTACGACGCCCCTGGCCGTGCTCAATATTTTGTATGACGTGGGCTCGCGCGATGAAAGCCCCGACCAGACGGGCTTCGCGCACCTCTTTGAGCACCTCATGTTCAGCGGCTCGGTCAACATTCCGACCTACGACGAGCCCCTGCAGAAGGTGGGCGGCGAAAACAACGCCTTCACCTCGCAGGACATCACCAACTACTACCTCTCCCTACCCGCCGCCAACCTCGAAACCGGCTTCTGGCTCGAAAGCGACCGCATGCTGGACCTGGCTTTCTCCGAAAACGGCCTCGACGTGCAGCGCAAAGTGGTGGTGGAAGAGTTCAAGCAGAGCTATCTCAACCAGCCCTACGGCGACGTGTGGCTGAAGCTCAAGCCCCTGGCCTACACCACGCATCCTTACCAGTGGAACACCATCGGCAAGGAAATCAGCCACATCGAAGATGCCGAAATGAGCGACGTGCGGGCCTTTTTCCGCGCCCACTACGCCCCGCAGAACGCCATTTTGGTAGTGGCCGGCGCGGCCTCGGTGGCCGAGGTGCGGCGGCTGGCCGAAAAGTGGTTCGGGCCCATTTCGGGCGGGGTGCGCCAGCCGCGCCAGCTGCCCCAGGAGCCCGTGCAAACCGAAGCCCGCCGCGCCACGGCCACCGCCCCGGTGCCGCTGAGCGCCCTCTACAAAGCCTGGCACATGCCCGCCCGCCTCGACCCCCGCTACCACGCCGTGGACCTGCTCAGCGACGTGCTGGGCCGGGGCAAAAGCTCGCGCCTGCACCAGCGCTTAGTCAAAGACTTGCAGCTGTTTAACAATATCTCCGCCTCCGTTACGGGCTCCCTCGACCCCGGCTTGCTGGTGGTCAGCGGCAAGCTAAACGCCGGCGTGGCCCTCGAAGAAGCCGACCGCGCCGTGGAAACCGTGGTGGCCGAGCTGCTGAGCGACGAGGTGCCCGCCGACGAATTGCAAAAAGTAAAAAATCAGGCCGAGGCGGGCCTGGTTTTCGGCGAAATCGAATTGCTGAACCGGGCGCTGGCCCTGGCCATTGGCCAGCTTCTGGGCAATGCTAACCTCGTGAACGAGGAGCCCGCCCAGCTCCAAGCCGTGACGCCCGCCGACCTGCGCGCCGCCGCCGGGCTGGTGCTCCGCCCCGAAAATTGCAGCACTTTATATTATCAGGCGGAGGGGTAG